The DNA segment GTGGTCAGTAATTGGGCGGCTGATAACCAGGCGTCGGTTCCAGGTTTGGGGTGAAGGTCGGCTGCTGGCTCAAGTCGGGATAGGCGCTATAGGTGGTGGGGGTGTATGGCGTGGGGTTGTAGGAGGTGGGGGCGTAAGTCGGCGGGTAAGGCGTGCGCTCGTCGATAGGTTGCTCAGTATAAGCTGGGATGGTGACGTCTTCAGCGCCTCTACGGAAACGACCCAAGGCGAAGTAGGTTAGGATTCCCTGCGTAATAAAACAACATCAGAGATTGGGGTCAATATGAGGCCATGGGGTTCATAAACCCCTCCCCCCCATCCTTAGTGGTGTCTGTGGACCATCTGGCTCTTGTCAGGTTACATttccttgacaccaattactactttcctaatAGGCAGGGCTTTTGCGCTATCCTGTAGCAACTTAACAAAGAgcacaaaaaacacaaataggTCAATTTGTGAATCGTGAACCACGATCAGACGGGTTCACTGTCGTAACATTTATTGTCAATTGCCCTTTTTGGGAATACCAGCTCACGGGTGCCAAAActatgttgtcttttttttgttatttagaTTGAGAACGGTATGTGCAGTGTGTGGACATGAAAGCTATTGTATGCTCACTTTCAgaggaaaacaaataaaaataacacaatgACCAAAGGAATTGAGTGAAAAAAGAAGGCGAGGAAAAGACCATATTTGGACAAAATGGATCTCCACCCAACAGCGACGAAATGTGAAAAGATACAGTATTTCTTTTTAGTGGCTGCTGAGTATTTGTAACAAAAAACTGCCTTGCTCACCCAGGTAGCGATGGAGAAGAATGAAAAGGCCACTGTTGCTCGTGCAGCATCCTGGGGGATTCCACTGACGTCGTGTGTGCGACTCCATTGGCTGGCCAACAAGCAGAAGCACACGAACCACAAAAAGCTCCATGCCCCTGAGAAGAACAGATAAATATGCAGCCACTCCATAAGAAATATCAAACCTCACTGATTTCTAAAGACATCAAAAAAGAAATGCCAAAATGAAGTTTGATTCAAAGTCTGTTGTCCTCTGTTGTCCATCGAATAATCtgat comes from the Syngnathus scovelli strain Florida chromosome 5, RoL_Ssco_1.2, whole genome shotgun sequence genome and includes:
- the syngr2b gene encoding synaptogyrin-2b; the encoded protein is MEEIGSTSAHGVSFAGGGLDIAKFARQPQTIVRLLSWLFAIVVFACITTEGYINPVYSAEPKCIFNQSDSACHYAVGIGVIAFLACVAFLVLDVYMPYMSNAQHRKYAVMADLGFSGAWSFLWFVCFCLLASQWSRTHDVSGIPQDAARATVAFSFFSIATWGILTYFALGRFRRGAEDVTIPAYTEQPIDERTPYPPTYAPTSYNPTPYTPTTYSAYPDLSQQPTFTPNLEPTPGYQPPNY